A single region of the Salipaludibacillus sp. LMS25 genome encodes:
- a CDS encoding GtrA family protein, translated as MSKDDVQTSLFSGVVGLWTRIKEKYPNSAQFFVFFMLSNGITVLQLVLMPVFRSIFAQTTLVSTSFQVWQVGTNTDGSPYYIFDYAAGAIATGGGGGLAYFLAVQIAIAIAQIINFFAQRSITFKSNSSIWKAAFWYFVAYVIITIVAAAALGLYQAPVYNFFMNSLGWGSFGETTADIFTMIINSAISFWVFFPIFKIIFKQVPENGRN; from the coding sequence ATGAGTAAGGATGATGTACAAACTAGTCTCTTTTCAGGAGTAGTTGGCCTGTGGACTAGAATAAAGGAAAAGTATCCAAATAGTGCTCAATTTTTCGTTTTCTTTATGCTTAGTAACGGGATAACTGTACTTCAGTTAGTGTTAATGCCTGTTTTCAGGAGTATATTTGCTCAAACTACATTAGTAAGTACCAGTTTTCAAGTTTGGCAAGTTGGTACAAATACGGATGGAAGTCCTTATTATATATTTGACTATGCTGCAGGTGCAATAGCTACTGGTGGTGGCGGTGGTCTCGCTTATTTCCTTGCTGTTCAAATTGCTATCGCCATTGCACAGATTATCAACTTTTTTGCCCAAAGAAGTATTACGTTTAAATCGAATAGTAGCATCTGGAAGGCAGCATTCTGGTACTTTGTTGCTTACGTCATTATTACGATAGTTGCAGCTGCTGCTCTAGGCTTATACCAAGCTCCTGTATATAACTTTTTCATGAACTCATTGGGATGGGGTTCCTTTGGGGAAACGACAGCGGACATTTTTACGATGATTATTAATAGTGCGATTTCGTTCTGGGTATTCTTCCCTATATTTAAAATAATTTTTAAGCAGGTGCCTGAGAACGGGAGAAACTAG
- a CDS encoding helix-turn-helix domain-containing protein — MKKSKVNVADNQETFFGYTLSIINGKWKLLIIYYLSQNGAVRYNELQRMIGKITYRTLSSTLKEMENDGLIHREEYPQIPPKVEYSLTEKGQTLWPLIQEMCQWGEHNKGKTDTLNGGMD, encoded by the coding sequence ATGAAAAAATCGAAAGTTAATGTTGCTGACAATCAAGAGACTTTTTTTGGCTATACACTTTCTATTATTAATGGTAAATGGAAATTGCTAATTATTTACTATTTATCCCAAAATGGCGCAGTACGCTATAATGAACTTCAGCGTATGATTGGTAAAATAACTTATAGAACTCTTAGTTCGACATTAAAGGAAATGGAGAATGATGGTTTAATTCACCGTGAGGAATATCCACAAATCCCCCCAAAGGTTGAATATAGCCTTACTGAAAAAGGGCAAACTCTTTGGCCTCTTATCCAAGAAATGTGCCAATGGGGAGAACATAATAAGGGAAAAACAGATACGCTGAATGGAGGAATGGATTAG
- a CDS encoding glycosyltransferase family A protein, with translation MKLLSVVIPSYNSQEYIRNCIESLLPGGEEVELLIVNDGSYDKTVEIADNYALKYPNIVKAIHQDNGGHGEAVNTGIRNATGTYFKVVDSDDWVDTRAYLKVLETLRLFVEDNQPVDMMISNFVYEKEGEKYKKVMKYDDVLPEDVIFSWDDIKDFRKGQYLMMHSILYRTQLLRECDLKLPKHTFYVDNLYVYTPLRHVEKIFYLNVDFYRYFIGREDQSVNESVMIRRIDQQIKVNKLMVDHVQLETIESPKLQRYMMHQLEIVTVISSILLIRSGTNENLRKKRELMKFIKERDLVLYNNIRYGWMGRLINLPGRFGRSISVCAYKVSKRFVGFN, from the coding sequence ATGAAATTATTATCAGTAGTTATTCCGAGTTATAATTCTCAAGAGTATATTAGAAATTGCATCGAGTCCCTTTTGCCAGGTGGTGAAGAGGTAGAGCTTCTTATTGTCAACGATGGGTCTTATGACAAAACAGTAGAAATTGCTGATAATTACGCATTAAAATATCCCAACATTGTGAAAGCAATCCACCAGGATAATGGTGGACATGGAGAAGCTGTGAATACGGGGATTCGCAATGCAACCGGTACGTATTTTAAGGTTGTCGACAGTGATGATTGGGTAGATACTCGTGCCTACCTCAAAGTTCTAGAAACCCTTCGTCTTTTTGTTGAAGACAATCAACCCGTCGATATGATGATTAGTAATTTTGTTTATGAAAAAGAAGGGGAAAAGTATAAGAAGGTTATGAAATATGACGATGTTCTACCAGAGGATGTGATCTTTTCCTGGGATGATATAAAGGACTTCCGTAAAGGGCAATACCTTATGATGCATTCTATTTTATATAGAACGCAGCTTCTGAGAGAGTGTGATTTGAAGCTACCTAAGCATACTTTTTATGTGGACAATTTATATGTCTACACCCCACTTAGACATGTTGAAAAAATCTTTTATTTAAATGTTGATTTTTATCGTTATTTTATTGGCAGAGAAGATCAATCAGTTAATGAAAGCGTCATGATTAGAAGAATCGACCAACAAATCAAAGTAAATAAGCTCATGGTTGACCATGTGCAGCTTGAAACAATTGAAAGTCCAAAGCTTCAAAGATATATGATGCATCAACTGGAGATTGTTACAGTAATCTCTTCTATTTTGTTAATTCGTTCTGGGACAAATGAAAACTTGCGAAAGAAAAGGGAATTAATGAAATTTATTAAGGAAAGAGATTTAGTGCTGTATAACAATATTCGGTATGGATGGATGGGGCGACTAATTAATTTACCAGGCCGGTTCGGGCGCAGTATTTCTGTATGTGCCTACAAGGTATCAAAAAGGTTTGTAGGGTTCAATTAG
- a CDS encoding Lrp/AsnC family transcriptional regulator: protein MELDNIDFQILRLLSENSRIQWKDLGEQIHMTGQAVGSRIKKLEDSGVIKAYSLIIDEIKIGLTFTAFVIIYMKTANHDSFIRFIDNRHEVVEAHRVSGEGCYHLKIKVESQEQLNLLLNSILDYGNYSLNLSIKEIKQQNPLTAT, encoded by the coding sequence ATGGAACTAGATAACATTGATTTTCAGATCCTGCGGTTACTATCGGAAAATTCACGTATTCAATGGAAAGACTTAGGTGAACAAATTCATATGACGGGACAGGCGGTAGGGAGTCGTATTAAAAAACTTGAGGATAGTGGTGTAATTAAAGCCTACTCTCTAATAATAGATGAAATAAAAATAGGATTAACCTTTACAGCTTTTGTCATTATCTATATGAAAACAGCTAACCATGATTCGTTTATACGTTTTATTGATAATCGACATGAGGTAGTTGAAGCTCATCGAGTATCGGGTGAAGGCTGTTACCATTTGAAAATAAAAGTTGAATCCCAAGAACAATTGAATCTTCTTCTTAATAGTATTCTCGATTATGGGAACTATAGTTTAAATCTATCAATAAAAGAGATTAAACAACAGAATCCGTTAACTGCCACATGA
- a CDS encoding glycoside hydrolase family 3 protein, producing MKYNDIIQNMTLEEKASLMSGKDFWQTVDIERLGINSIFLADGPHGIRKQAEAADHLGLNPSIEATCFPTAATVANSWNEELGQKMGEYLGKEAVVQKVNVLLGPGVNMKRSPLAGRNFEYFSEDPYLAGKLAAGMIRGIQSHGISACVKHFAVNNQEERRMSIDTIVDERTLREIYLTAFEIAIKEGKSKTVMSAYNMLNGAYTNENLHLMRDILRDEWNFDGVVVTDWGGSNDRVAGLLAGNELEMPTTAGETNKEIVESIRNGKLKEGVLDECVDRLLDLIFSTEEVFREPAKEFDVEEHHQMAQVVAEESIVLLKNEENILPLKKGKKVAVIGDFAKEARYQGAGSSIVNPTVLVNTLESLEGSGSNCIGFEQGFDRYGKKNNKLVDRACALAKKADIVLLYIGLDEVTEAEGLDRKNMTIPENQIELVNALHEVNPNIVAVLSCGAAVELPFVNKLKGLLHAYLSGQAGALAILRILTGDVNPSGKLAETYPIQYEDTPAYHQFPGKEISVEYREGPFIGYRYYDTAKVDVLYPFGFGLSYTTFRYSELCVSKDGVTFTITNTGEVAGSEAAQLYVGCASEAIFRPKKELKGFTKVYLHPGDSATVTIPFDDKTFRYFNVVTNKWEIEEAEYIIMIGASSADIRLEESIFVEGTGAPNPYDKEKLPAYYSGKANDVSVEEFEALLGYKVPVATWDRTKPLGYNDTIAQCQYARGSFARIAYWMVEFSHWFLWKIGKKSTANLIMMSVYHMPFRGMARMTGGLMNMPMLDGVLMIVNGQFFKGLRHVLRERKKMVKSTNGKGIINTTTSGKGEVS from the coding sequence ATGAAATACAATGACATCATTCAGAACATGACATTAGAAGAAAAAGCATCATTAATGTCTGGGAAAGATTTCTGGCAAACAGTGGATATTGAGCGCCTTGGTATTAATAGCATATTTCTTGCAGATGGTCCTCATGGAATTCGAAAACAGGCAGAAGCTGCAGACCACTTAGGACTTAATCCAAGCATTGAAGCAACTTGTTTTCCTACTGCGGCAACTGTAGCAAACAGCTGGAATGAAGAACTCGGACAAAAAATGGGAGAGTATCTAGGAAAAGAGGCTGTTGTACAGAAGGTGAATGTTCTACTTGGACCTGGAGTTAATATGAAGAGAAGTCCTTTAGCGGGACGAAACTTTGAGTATTTCAGTGAAGACCCATATCTTGCTGGTAAACTGGCTGCAGGTATGATCAGAGGCATTCAATCCCATGGAATATCAGCTTGTGTGAAACATTTTGCGGTGAATAATCAAGAAGAAAGACGGATGTCCATTGATACGATCGTGGATGAAAGAACTCTCAGAGAAATTTATTTGACTGCCTTTGAAATTGCCATTAAAGAAGGAAAATCAAAAACGGTGATGTCTGCCTACAACATGTTAAATGGTGCGTACACAAACGAGAACCTTCATCTAATGAGAGATATTTTAAGAGACGAATGGAACTTCGATGGTGTTGTCGTAACCGATTGGGGAGGAAGTAATGATCGAGTAGCGGGTCTTCTTGCTGGCAATGAGTTAGAAATGCCAACGACGGCTGGGGAGACGAACAAAGAAATAGTGGAATCTATCCGAAATGGAAAATTGAAGGAAGGAGTTTTAGACGAATGTGTGGATAGGTTACTCGACCTTATTTTTTCAACAGAGGAAGTTTTTAGAGAACCTGCAAAAGAATTCGATGTAGAAGAGCATCATCAAATGGCACAAGTAGTAGCAGAAGAATCTATTGTTCTCTTGAAAAACGAAGAGAATATTCTCCCACTGAAAAAAGGGAAGAAAGTGGCTGTTATCGGTGACTTTGCTAAAGAAGCACGCTATCAAGGTGCAGGTTCTTCGATTGTTAATCCAACAGTCCTGGTAAATACATTGGAATCTCTTGAAGGATCCGGGAGCAATTGCATAGGGTTTGAGCAAGGTTTTGACCGTTATGGAAAGAAAAATAACAAATTAGTGGACAGAGCTTGTGCGCTTGCAAAAAAGGCAGATATTGTTCTTTTATATATTGGTTTAGATGAAGTTACTGAAGCAGAAGGTTTAGACCGAAAGAATATGACCATTCCCGAAAACCAAATCGAATTAGTGAATGCATTACATGAAGTGAACCCTAATATTGTGGCTGTCCTTTCTTGTGGTGCAGCGGTGGAACTACCGTTTGTGAACAAGCTGAAAGGGTTATTACATGCTTATTTAAGCGGACAGGCAGGAGCCTTAGCAATCCTTCGTATCCTTACTGGGGATGTGAATCCATCTGGTAAATTAGCAGAAACCTATCCGATTCAATATGAAGATACCCCTGCTTATCACCAATTCCCCGGAAAGGAAATAAGTGTGGAGTACCGGGAAGGGCCTTTTATTGGCTATCGTTATTACGATACAGCAAAAGTGGATGTCCTTTATCCGTTCGGGTTTGGACTGAGCTATACTACCTTTAGATACTCCGAATTATGTGTCTCTAAGGATGGTGTTACCTTTACTATTACAAATACAGGTGAAGTTGCAGGTAGTGAAGCGGCTCAACTATATGTTGGATGCGCGTCCGAAGCTATTTTTAGACCAAAGAAGGAATTAAAAGGATTTACAAAAGTATATTTACATCCGGGTGATTCCGCGACAGTAACGATCCCATTTGATGATAAAACATTCCGTTACTTTAACGTTGTAACGAATAAGTGGGAGATTGAAGAGGCGGAATATATAATTATGATTGGTGCATCAAGTGCAGATATCCGTCTAGAAGAGAGCATCTTCGTTGAGGGAACGGGTGCGCCAAATCCTTATGATAAAGAAAAGCTACCAGCCTATTACTCTGGGAAAGCGAATGATGTTAGTGTGGAGGAGTTCGAGGCTCTTCTCGGTTATAAAGTACCAGTTGCCACATGGGATCGGACAAAACCTCTTGGATACAATGATACGATTGCACAATGCCAGTATGCGAGAGGCAGCTTTGCAAGAATTGCTTATTGGATGGTAGAGTTTTCCCACTGGTTCCTATGGAAGATAGGTAAAAAAAGCACTGCGAACTTGATCATGATGTCAGTCTATCACATGCCATTTAGAGGAATGGCAAGAATGACAGGCGGTCTCATGAATATGCCGATGCTTGATGGTGTGTTAATGATTGTGAACGGTCAATTTTTTAAAGGATTGCGTCATGTTCTCAGAGAGAGAAAGAAGATGGTAAAGTCCACAAATGGTAAGGGAATTATTAACACTACAACCAGCGGCAAAGGAGAGGTATCATGA
- a CDS encoding nicotinate phosphoribosyltransferase has product MTKYLDDSFALHTDLYQINMAEAYWEDNIHTKKAVFDLYFRKLPFGNGYAIFAGLERIIDYLLAFHFSESDLDYLLEIGYGEDYVAFLRTIRFTGTVRAMKEGEVVFGNEPILRIEAPLGEAQLVETALLNIVNYQTLIATKASRIKQVAGNKPVLEFGTRRAHEFDAALWGTRAAYIGGFSGTSNVRAGKRFDLPVSGTHAHSFVQAYRDEYTAFHKYAKRHKNCVFLVDTYDTLKSGVPTAIKVAQELGNNINFVGIRLDSGDLAYLSKEARKLLDQAGCVDTKIYASNDLDEYTIMSLQAQGAKIDAWGVGTKAITAFDQPALGAVYKLVSIEDDNGQMTDTIKISSSPEKVTTPGIKKVYRIINNHTKKSEGDYIALANEQPENETKLHMFHPVHTYIGNLVTNFTAKDLHEDIFHNGTLVYECPRVQEIQSYVHQQLNLLWIEYKRSLNPAEYPVDLSQACWNNKMKNIEEAKIQIQKSVPL; this is encoded by the coding sequence ATGACCAAGTATTTGGATGATAGCTTCGCCCTGCACACGGACTTGTACCAAATTAATATGGCAGAAGCTTATTGGGAAGACAACATTCATACCAAAAAAGCTGTATTCGACTTGTATTTTAGAAAATTGCCGTTTGGTAACGGTTATGCTATTTTTGCTGGATTAGAACGGATTATTGATTACCTTCTAGCGTTTCATTTTTCTGAAAGCGATTTGGATTACTTACTAGAAATTGGCTATGGAGAAGACTATGTGGCATTTTTGCGAACTATACGTTTTACAGGAACTGTTCGTGCCATGAAAGAAGGGGAAGTTGTATTTGGTAACGAGCCCATCTTGCGTATCGAAGCACCTTTAGGCGAAGCGCAGCTCGTTGAGACGGCCTTATTAAATATCGTAAATTATCAAACTCTCATCGCAACTAAAGCCTCTCGAATCAAACAAGTTGCAGGTAACAAACCTGTCTTAGAGTTTGGAACAAGACGCGCACATGAATTCGATGCTGCATTATGGGGGACAAGAGCTGCTTATATTGGTGGTTTCTCTGGCACAAGTAATGTTCGAGCAGGAAAGCGATTTGATCTTCCTGTTTCAGGAACGCACGCTCATTCCTTTGTTCAAGCGTATCGAGATGAATACACCGCTTTCCATAAATACGCAAAGCGTCACAAAAACTGTGTCTTTTTAGTGGATACTTATGACACGCTAAAATCAGGTGTGCCTACCGCGATCAAAGTCGCCCAAGAACTAGGTAACAATATAAATTTTGTAGGTATTCGGTTAGATAGTGGAGATTTGGCTTATCTATCTAAAGAAGCAAGAAAATTATTAGATCAAGCAGGATGCGTTGACACTAAAATCTATGCCTCAAATGATCTCGATGAATATACCATTATGAGCTTACAGGCACAAGGAGCGAAAATTGATGCTTGGGGAGTTGGTACCAAAGCAATTACTGCTTTTGATCAGCCGGCATTAGGTGCAGTGTACAAACTGGTCTCCATTGAAGATGACAATGGACAGATGACCGATACCATTAAGATTTCTTCCAGTCCAGAAAAAGTCACGACACCAGGAATAAAAAAAGTTTACCGTATTATTAACAATCATACTAAAAAATCAGAAGGAGATTATATTGCTTTAGCCAACGAACAACCAGAAAACGAAACCAAACTTCACATGTTTCATCCTGTGCACACGTACATTGGAAATTTAGTCACAAATTTTACGGCCAAAGATTTGCACGAAGATATTTTCCACAATGGGACACTTGTGTATGAATGTCCACGGGTCCAAGAGATTCAATCCTATGTACATCAACAACTTAATCTTTTATGGATAGAGTACAAACGATCATTGAATCCAGCAGAATATCCTGTGGATTTAAGTCAGGCTTGTTGGAATAATAAAATGAAAAACATAGAGGAAGCAAAAATTCAAATCCAAAAATCTGTACCCTTATAA
- a CDS encoding Sir2 family NAD-dependent protein deacetylase → MIEKYSKVLTKIQEADGIVIGASNGLSISEGIHIFADNSSFREHFGDFREKYSFHSIIQGCFYHYPSQEEKWAFFSRMYDYFLYKTEASPVMKNLYELVKDKNYFVVTSNIDDHFRQAGFPKERLFEVEGNCRNLQCVNGCHNQIYPGDDILSKMAQKQENGEVPPALIPKCSQCDSPMQVHLEVDRHFLKGESWQASYQAYQGFIENVHGKRLVLLELGVGARNQLIKAPFMNLTNREENATYITLNKGRELYIPDVISAKSIGIDGDIAEVLQQLVYMK, encoded by the coding sequence ATGATAGAGAAATATAGTAAGGTTTTAACAAAAATTCAAGAGGCTGACGGGATTGTTATCGGCGCAAGTAACGGCCTCTCTATTTCGGAAGGAATTCATATTTTTGCAGATAACTCATCATTTCGGGAACATTTTGGAGATTTCCGTGAAAAGTATAGTTTTCACAGTATCATACAAGGATGCTTTTATCACTATCCCTCCCAAGAAGAAAAATGGGCATTTTTCAGCCGGATGTACGACTACTTTTTATACAAAACGGAAGCCAGTCCAGTTATGAAGAATCTTTATGAACTGGTGAAGGATAAAAACTATTTTGTTGTTACCTCTAATATAGATGATCATTTCAGACAGGCAGGATTTCCGAAGGAACGACTCTTCGAAGTAGAAGGAAATTGTCGGAATCTCCAATGTGTGAATGGTTGTCATAATCAAATTTATCCAGGCGATGACATATTGAGCAAGATGGCCCAAAAACAAGAGAATGGAGAGGTTCCTCCGGCTCTTATTCCTAAGTGTTCCCAGTGTGACAGTCCTATGCAGGTTCATCTCGAAGTCGATCGACATTTTCTAAAGGGTGAGTCCTGGCAAGCGAGCTATCAAGCCTATCAGGGTTTTATCGAGAACGTTCATGGTAAAAGGTTGGTTCTGCTGGAATTAGGTGTAGGCGCAAGAAATCAATTAATTAAAGCTCCATTTATGAATTTAACTAATCGTGAGGAAAATGCTACCTATATTACTCTTAATAAGGGGCGGGAGCTTTATATTCCAGATGTAATTTCTGCTAAATCTATTGGTATCGATGGGGATATCGCCGAAGTGTTACAGCAACTAGTGTATATGAAATAA
- a CDS encoding cysteine hydrolase family protein, which produces MSTALIIVDIQNDYFPNGKMALRNPDKAAANASKVLAWFRQNNKDTIFHVQHIASNPELGFFLPNTDGAEIHETVLPIEHENIIVKNFPNSFMKTKLERKLREKDVTKVVVVGMMTHMCIDATVRAAVDLGFETTLIEDACATRDLSYQNKMVPAEQVHYAFVSALDSMYANVISTEDFLNKSL; this is translated from the coding sequence ATGAGTACAGCATTAATCATTGTGGATATACAAAACGACTATTTTCCAAATGGGAAGATGGCGTTAAGAAATCCTGATAAGGCAGCCGCTAACGCTTCTAAAGTTCTTGCGTGGTTTAGACAAAATAACAAAGATACTATTTTTCATGTTCAGCATATCGCGAGTAATCCGGAGTTAGGTTTCTTCCTTCCGAATACAGATGGGGCTGAAATACATGAAACTGTTCTACCAATTGAACACGAAAACATTATCGTGAAGAATTTCCCTAATAGCTTTATGAAGACTAAGTTAGAAAGAAAATTAAGAGAAAAAGATGTAACTAAGGTAGTAGTTGTAGGTATGATGACACATATGTGTATTGATGCAACAGTTAGAGCCGCAGTGGATTTAGGCTTTGAAACTACACTTATTGAAGATGCATGTGCAACAAGAGATTTATCTTATCAAAATAAAATGGTTCCCGCTGAACAGGTTCATTATGCATTTGTCAGTGCACTTGACAGTATGTATGCTAATGTCATTTCGACCGAGGACTTCCTCAACAAATCCCTGTAG
- a CDS encoding HD domain-containing protein: MFLTNVLNESDCQPIKKSYDQWYTFMDKNVEFWLPDSELHTKNHCARVLLLALLIGHQKGLSHEEKDTLGMAAAFHDSRRLNDGVDKGHGIRAAEYYKDFCREHELPYDVQTYYITSYHDQDDSFGLSEITNSPVVRERGVLLYKIFKDADALDRFRLGPNALNVNMLRTEEAHRLVDFAKDLLQKSNETNS, from the coding sequence GTGTTTCTAACAAATGTTCTAAATGAGTCTGACTGTCAACCAATCAAAAAGTCTTATGATCAATGGTATACATTTATGGATAAGAATGTCGAGTTTTGGCTTCCGGATAGTGAATTGCATACTAAAAATCATTGTGCTCGCGTGCTGCTACTAGCACTCCTCATAGGACATCAAAAAGGTCTGAGTCATGAGGAAAAGGATACACTGGGAATGGCGGCTGCTTTCCATGATTCGCGTCGCCTTAATGATGGGGTTGATAAAGGACATGGTATTCGTGCGGCGGAGTATTACAAAGATTTTTGTCGTGAACACGAATTACCCTACGATGTGCAAACCTATTACATCACCTCTTACCATGATCAGGATGATTCGTTTGGTTTGTCAGAAATTACAAATTCGCCTGTTGTCAGAGAACGGGGCGTACTGCTATATAAGATTTTCAAGGATGCTGACGCACTAGATCGCTTTCGTCTAGGCCCTAATGCATTGAATGTAAATATGCTTCGGACAGAAGAAGCACATAGACTTGTTGACTTTGCAAAAGATCTATTACAAAAAAGTAATGAAACTAATTCCTGA
- a CDS encoding cysteine hydrolase family protein, whose protein sequence is MADNGALTAGKLAQEVVPYIKVLAKRFLSEGEIVVVTMDAHQSNDSHFELWPSHNSVGTKAYGELYDWFQGNQDNDHLIYTSKANYNAFFQTDLAETKKIILLGCVRIFVTC, encoded by the coding sequence GTGGCTGATAATGGAGCATTAACTGCGGGTAAACTTGCACAAGAAGTAGTGCCTTATATTAAGGTATTGGCGAAAAGGTTTTTATCAGAGGGGGAGATAGTTGTTGTAACAATGGATGCCCACCAATCAAATGACTCACACTTTGAATTATGGCCATCACATAATAGTGTAGGTACAAAGGCATATGGAGAATTATATGATTGGTTTCAAGGTAATCAAGATAATGACCATTTAATTTATACGTCTAAAGCGAACTATAATGCATTCTTTCAAACAGATTTGGCTGAAACTAAAAAAATCATACTGTTGGGGTGTGTACGGATATTTGTGACTTGTTAA